The Oncorhynchus mykiss isolate Arlee chromosome 17, USDA_OmykA_1.1, whole genome shotgun sequence genomic interval ctcccctctctcctcgtccccttcACCCTgcatctccatccctctttctcccctctctcctcatccccttcaccttgcctctccatccctctttctcccctctctcctcgtccccttcaccctgcctctccatccctctctttctcctttcatcctctctcctcgtccccttcaccctgcctctccatccctctctcctcgtccccttcatcctccctctctcctcgtccccttcaccctgcctctccatccctctctcctcgtccccttcatcctccctctccatccctctctcctcgtccccttcatcctccctctccatccctctctcctcgtccccttcaccctgcctctccatccctctctcctcgtccccttgaccctgcctctccatccctctctcctcgtccccttcatcctccctctccatccctctctcctcgtccccttcatcctccctctccatccctctctcctcgtccccttcatcctccctctccatccctctctcctcgtccccttcatcctccctctccatccctctctcctcgttCCCTTCACCctgcctctccatccctctctcctcgtccccttcatcctccctctccatcctctctcctcgtccccttcatcctccctctccatcctctctcctcgtccccttcatcctccctctccatcctctctcctcgtccccttcatcctccctctccatcctctctcctcgtccccttcatcctccctctccatcctctctcctcgtccccttcATCCTGCCTCTCCAGCCGTATGAGAATGGTGATGCGGAGCTGGTGGAGAAGACCAGGGGAGCTCCTCTCATCCTGAAGGGAACAGAGGACATGATGACGTCCACAGAGAGCTGACACGagcatgcgcacgcacacacacacacacacacatagtgtgtGATTATTTGGGGGGAGTTTCTGAATCATGCTAAATGTTTTTATTGTATAGATGTGATAGTTTAGTTGTATTGATGTAAAATGTTgtttgtatgatactgtatgttacagaAAACATGACTACAGTTACCTACAGGCACTGacatttctgtttgaaacaaCTTTATTGACATTGTCCCATATACACTCCTCAGATATGTGTTGACACGTGGTCTACCTGAGCCAGTCAGCTCAGTAGAAAAGTCATCATTACAATCACAACTGTATATTTCTgactttttatttttcatttgacattttatttatgcatttttgttgttgttgatcttaCGATAATAGTCTGCGCTGAGTGTATACAGtgaggggagaggtgtgtgtgcaggggttggagaggtgtgtgtgtatgtgtactgcATAACATGTTAGGTGAGTTttaagaagggggggggggtatttgtaAAGACACTTTACTGTTATTAAATGTATTGTTAGGTTCTGAACAGAGTAAAAACTCAAACGGACGACTGGTAAAAACTCAAACGGACGACTGGTAAaaactcaaaccaagtttattcaccgcACTGAATGCCTCAGCTGCAAGCACATTTCACACATGATCAAACAGGCATTTATACATCAGGGGTGTATCTTATCAGAACTGCCATCTGTTGCCCAATACTGCCTACATGTTGCATCGTTGTCTTGGCCTTCCAGCCATCTGCCAGCCGTCCCTCTTATCTGTCTAGCTGTCTGGAGAATGAAGGAATAGACTATAGGCCAGTCTGTATTGTAGACTGATGTGTTCTGGTTGTTTCTGTGACTTCACAATCAGTTTCATGGTTAGAAATGATGGAAACCGCTTCTATTAAAGAACCTACAACACTTCTGACTGTccgtccatctgtctctctgttacgGTCTGTCCATCGgtctctgttactgtctgtccatctgtctctctgttactgtctgtccatcggtctctgttactgtctgtccatctgtctctctgttactgtctgtccttctgtctctctgttactatctgtctctctgttactgtctgtccatcGGTctctctgttactgtctgtccatcGGTctctctgttactgtctgtccatctgtctctgttactgtctgtccatctgtatctgttactgtctgtccatctgtctctctgttactgtctgtccatctgtctctgttactgtctgtccatctgtctctgttactgtctgtccatcGGTctctctgttactgtctgtccatctgtctctgttactgtctgtccatcGGTctctctgttactgtctgtccatctctccctctctctgactgtctgtccatctctgaCTCTGTAGTGAACGGGTGCACCCTTAAGGAGAGATTACTGGTACGTACCCCAACTCTCACCATTACTGGCTGAAATCATCTCTGAAAAGGGAAAATGTTTATAACTGAGAAACTATAAAAGGGAAATGCTGGTTATGAATATTGAAATATGCCTGTTAATATGCATTATTTTCATAAGCACATATGAAAAcatttttcaccataaaaataaTTTCCCCAAATTACAGACTACATGTTGAGAAGCTGTTATTTTTctctttcatttaaaaaaatctgttaCTGTTTTTTAGTTTTATTTTTGTACCAAAACATCTCTAAATAAAGCCAGAAAAATGAACACATTCCtaatctgtgtctgtctgcctgatcgCTTGGTTATGCCTGGCGGCGGCCATCGCTTGATCATGTCTGTCTTTATGATGCTGCTAGGAACGAGAATAAAGACACAAACTAGAAGTTAAACACTCTCtgtccacctgtctctctctgtccaccggtctctctgactgtctgtccatccatccacctgtctctctgtccaccgGTCTGTCCTGTCTGCTTGCCTGTCCATCCATCCGTCTCTCTGTCCAGGGCCGAGGTCAGGTTTAAAGTAAGGGGTTAACATTTGCCAGGGATAATCTCTCTTTGGGAGGTGATTCCTTCTTGATGTTAACCAGAGAGAATATCGTTTTGGCTGGTGGTGGAGTAGGTGATTCCTTCTTGGTGTTAACCAGAGATAATATATTTTTggctggtggaggaggaggtgattcCTTCTTGGTGTTAAGCAGAGATAATATATTTTTggctggtggtggaggaggtgattCCTTCTTGGTGTTAAGCAGAGAGAATATATTTTTggctggtggtggaggaggtgattCCTTCTTGGTGTTAAGCAGAGATAATATATTTTTggctggtggtggaggaggtgattCCTTCTTGGTGTTAAGCAGAGAGAATATATTTTTggctggtggtggaggaggtgattCCTTCTTGGTGTTAAGCAGAGAGAATATATTTTTggctggtggtggaggaggtgattCCTTCTTGGTGTTAAGCAGAGATAATATATTTTTggctggtggtggaggaggtgattCCTTCTTGGTGTTAAGCAGAGAGAATATATTTTTggctggtggtggaggaggtgattCCTTCTTGGTGTTAAGCAGAGAGAATATATTTTTggctggtggtggaggaggtgattCCTTCTTGGTGTTAAGCAGAGAGAATATCTTCtgctctcctttcttcctcttacccagagagagagacttcggTGACACTGACTCCTTCCTAGAGTTACCCAATGACAGCCTCTTGATTGACAGCGACTCCTTCCTCTTCCCGGCCACTGAAAACGTATTATTGGGAGTAAGGACCTCCCTCTTCAGGTTATCCACTGACAGTTTGTccagaggaggaataatgatgcTTCTCTTCTGTTTCTTACTGGATAGTGCCCCCTTCAGTTCACTCCAGGTCAACACTGAGTCCTGTTTCTTACTGGATAGTGCCCCCTTCAGTTCAGTCCAGGTCAACACTGAGTCCTGTTTCTTCTTTCTCCCCCCAAATACAGTCTTCTTAGAGGAGGAGCCCCCCATagcagacagggggagaggagccCACCGTagcagacagggaggagaggaagagagctgAGGTTCTTGTGTACTGATCTGGAATGACATAATAGCAAACGGTTCATTAATACTAAGTTGAAATGACCCAAAACAGACATAATGCAAGACTACTCATttgcacatagacacacacacacacacatagacacacacacacacaccaaacaaacAGCTGAACTTGGACATGAAACAAACATTCACAAGCAAATATTGGGAAAGACATATACACTTAGACATGGTACACAAAACCAGCATACAGTCAAACACCACAAACAAACTTTCagaacatctctctcacacacagatacTCACTGTAGTTGTGTGTTGTGTCAGTCTGCTGTCTCGCAAGTCTCCTCTGTGTCTCAGTCAAAATGGAGGCTGTATGACAGTAACACACCTGTTCTTCACCGAGTCAGGACTAAGATCAGATTGAGGATCAGATTCTAACCCACCTGTTCTTCCCCGAGTCAGGACTAAGATCAGATTGAGGATCAGATTCTAACCCACCTGTTCTTCACCGAGTCAGGACTAAGATCAGATTGAGGATCAGATTCTAACCCACCTGTTACATTACTGATCAGAAGCTGTAAGTAACTTTAGTGTTGTCATCACCAGACAGGTTTAACAGGC includes:
- the LOC118940258 gene encoding WAS/WASL-interacting protein family member 2-like is translated as MGGSSSKKTVFGGRKKKQDSVLTWTELKGALSSKKQDSVLTWSELKGALSSKKQKRSIIIPPLDKLSVDNLKREVLTPNNTFSVAGKRKESLSIKRLSLGNSRKESVSPKSLSLGKRKKGEQKIFSLLNTKKESPPPPPAKNIFSLLNTKKESPPPPPAKNIFSLLNTKKESPPPPPAKNILSLLNTKKESPPPPPAKNIFSLLNTKKESPPPPPAKNIFSLLNTKKESPPPPPAKNILSLLNTKKESPPPPPAKNIFSLLNTKKESPPPPPAKNILSLLNTKKESPPPPPAKNILSLVNTKKESPTPPPAKTIFSLVNIKKESPPKERLSLANVNPLL